Within Amycolatopsis sp. cg5, the genomic segment CACCTTTGCGTTTCCCCTCAATAGAACCGCCCGCAACGCTCACGACCTAAGCCTGCCTATCCCGCCATGCCGCTCGGTCGGCCAGGCTCCACCGGCCGCCGCCTGTATGAAGGCTCCCTTCATCCACGGTCGGCTGTATGAAGGGAGCCTTCATCGCGTATAGCTGTATGAAGGGAGCCTTCATACAGCTTCGGGTGGATGAGGGGAGCCTTCATACAGGCCAGCCTGGTGAGGGAGGCCCGCACGACGGCGAGTCCTTCGGGGGTGTGGACACCCCGGGTCGGTTGCTTAGCATCGGTAACCATGGGGAACCCGGTGCGCACGCGGTCGATGGTCACCTTGTTCGCGTGTGTCGCGCTGATGAACACCGGCATGGCAGGCGCGACGACCACCGCGACCTTGATCGTCGCCAAGGCGAACGGGCCTGGGTGGAGTGGGGTGCCCAGTACCGCGAGCGTGCTCGGGACGGCGTTCGGGGCGTTCGCGTCCGGGTTCGTGCTCGCCAGGGTGGGGCGGCGGTTCGCGTTGTCGCTCGGGTACGCGCTGGCTACCGCTGGGGCTGCGGTGGCGTTCGGCGGGGCGGTCTGGGGTTCGCTCGTCATGCTGGTCGCGGGGATTCTGCTGCTGGGGGTCGGGCAGGGTGGTGCGCAGCTTTCCCGTTATCTGGCAGCGGATCTGTATCCGCCGGAGCGGCGGGGGTTCGCACTGTCCACTGTGGTCTGGGGTGGGACGGTGGGTGCGCTGGCCGGGCCGTCGTTGATCGCGCCTGCCGCGCACGCCGCCGGGTGGTCAGGACTACCGGAGTTGTCGGGGCCGCTCGTGGTGACCGGGCTGGCTGCCGGGGCTGCTTGGGTCGCGTCGGTGACGTTGCCGAGGTTCGACGGGGCCGAGGTCGCGACCGCGCATGTGGAGATCAGGGCCGTCTTGCGGCGGCCGGTCGTGCTGCGGCCGTTGGTGGCGATGATCGTGGCGCAGCTGGTGATGGTGGCCGTCATGGTGATGACGCCGCTGCAGATCCAGGATCACGATCATGGACTGGACGTGGTCGGCTGGGTGGTGAGCGCGCACATGATCGGGATGTTCGCGCTGGCACCGGTGTCCGGGAAGATCGCCGACCGGTTCGGCGGGCGGGTGGCGATCGCCGCCGGGCTGGGTGCGCTGGCGCTGGCCACGGCGACGGCCATCGCGGCGCCGACCGCGCATACGACCGGGTTGCCGTTCGCGCTGTTCCTGCTCGGGTATGGGTGGAACCTGTGCTTCGTCGGCGGGAGCAGTCTGCTGAGCCGGGATCTGCCCGTCGATGAGCGGGTGAAGGTGCAGGGATCGGTGGACGCTCTGGTGTGGGGTGCGTCGGCGATCGCGAGTCTTTCGGCCGGGCAGCTCTACGTCGGGGGCGGGTTCGTTCTGGTCTCCGTAGCCGGTGGGACACTCGCTGTCCTCGCGCTCGCGCTGCTCACCTGTGTTCCGGCGTTTCGCGAGGTGGAGCGGGTCGAATGTGGGTAGTTCTGCCGTGGCGACCCATGCGCGGGCGAACATAGCTTCGCGCCGTGACAGACGCGGTCCCGTTCACGGACAACTTCTCCGATCTCTCGAACTCCGAGGGATACCAGTTCGAATTCCGCTGCGAGCGGTGCGGCAACGGCTATCGGTCGGAGTTCCGGCGCGACGCGATCGAGACCGGGCGTGGCGTGCTGCGCAGCATCGGCTCGCTGTTCGGCGGCAAGGTCCAGGATCTCAGCTACGCGGCGGACCGCTGGCGCTACAACCAGGCGACCAACTCGACGGCCAAGGACAAGGCGTTGCGCGCCGCGGTCGAGGAGATCACGCCGAGCTTCCGGCAGTGCCGGGGTTGCAGTGACTGGATGTGCTCCACCCAGTGCTGGAACGACGAGATCGGCCAATGCCTGCGGTGCTCACCGAGCGTCGCGGAGGAGGTCTCGCGCGCGCAGGCGTCCGCGCAGCGCGATCAGATCTGGGAGAAGGCGCGCGAGAAGGACTGGACCTCGGGCATCGACCTCGACACCCGGGCGAAGGTCAGCTGCCCGTCGTGCGGGTCGAAGGCCGACGGCGGCAAGTTCTGCGCGTCGTGCGGTGGCTCGCTGGCGCCCATCGCGAAGTGCGGCGGCTGCGGCAACGAGGGCAACAAGCCAGGGGCGATCTTCTGCAACGAGTGCGGCTCGAAGCTCTGACGACCGGGATAAAGCGGGCTTTACTCCGCGGAGTAAAGCCCGCTTTATCGCGTTACTTCACGGGGAAGTTGAAGAACGTGGCCGGGTAGGGCTCGCCGACCAGTGTGTAGTGCCACCACTCTTCTGGCAGGTTCTTGAAGCCGACCAGTGCGTCGCGCAGGACGTCGCGGTTGATCCTGGCCTGGTCCGTGACGCGCGGGTCGTCGGTGTGCGCCAGCGTGTCGAAGCAGTCGAAGCCGGTGCCCATGTCGACCATGTTGTCGGGGAAGCGGTGCTCGGTGAAGCAGGACCGCAGTGGCTCGCCGGGGAAGTACGGGCGCTGCCAGCGCGGCGGGAGCTTCACGAGCGTGAGGTCGAGGGTGCTGCCGCGGGAATGGCCGGACTTCTCGGCGATGTAGCCGTCTTCGAAGAGCCGCGACTTCTCGACACGGGGGTAGAACTCGGGCTTCATCTTCTCGTCGGCCAGGTCCTTGGCCCAGCGGACGAAGTGGTCGACCGCGCGCTGCGGCCGGTAGCAGTCGTAGACCTTCAGCGTGTAACCCTGGCGCAGCACGCGCTTCTGCGCCTCGTGCAGCGCGAGCGCCGCGGGGCGGGTCAGGATGCAGGTCGGGCGGAGGTAGCCGTCGACGGGGCGGCCGACGAAGTTGTGCTGACCCGCGTAGCGCATCTCCTGGATGATCGTCGGATCTATGTCGCGCAGATGGACGAAACCGGTGGGCAACGGTGATGCCGATGCCGGCGCGGCTGTCAAGCCGAATCCCAAGGTCAGTACCAAGGCGCCGATTCGGCGGCCAAGTTCCCCAATTCTCATCACGAAAGCATAACGCCTCAGGTGGCCCAACGTCGCCTGGTTGACTCGATGTAACGGTCTAGACCAAGCGGATCGCACATACTGGGAAGTACTAACCCGTTCGGACTAGCGAATCGACGCAAACGCGTCCGAGGGGTGGGAAACTCACCGCACTGGGTGGCGTCTCATTCTTTGATCACAAGATTGACACTTTCATCCGACCACACGAGTATTTCGCACATGTCCGCTTTCGCCTCCCTGGTCTGGCGTCGCCACGTCGATCTGTGCCACCAGGCCAGCGCGCTCTGTATGACTTTCTGATTCGTCTCTTTTAACGCCCGCGCCCACGTCGGCCGCTGGGTTTCCTTTACGTGCCAACGGGTCCCCGTGGCATCTCGCGCTTTCCCCCGCGCCCGAAACGGGGGAGAGGTGTGCCTATTCCTGGCGCCTTTCGAAAGAAAACAGGGAGTACGAATGCTATCCAGCTCGCCCAAGTGGCGAAAAGTGGCGATAGGCGCCATGGCGGCGGCGCTCGCCGTCAGCGCTGTCACCTATACGGGCTCCAATACGAGTGCGTACGCCGACGTGCAGGTGCTGACCGACGCCAAGACGGCGTCGGACGGCAAGCAGTACTGGGTGCAGAACCACCTGGTGAAGAAGGACGTCGCCGCCGCGACGACCGCAGCGGGCGGCACCAAGAAGAAGTGGCTGCTCGTCTGGGCGGGCGACGAGAACATCGCCGACACGCTCGTCAAGGACATCAAGAACCTGCCGGGTTCGCTCGGCGGTGGCCTCAACAAGCTCAAGAACGCCTTGCCTGGCCCCGATTTCCTGGCGGTCATCGACGCGACGCAGGGTTCCCCGACGTACGGCAAGGTGGTCAACACCGCCACCGTCGGCCCGCTCGTCGAGAACGAGCCGCACCACATGCAGTACGTGTGGCACAAGGGCGACACGATCTACGCCGGCGCGCTGTTCGCCGCCGCGACGTACGCCTTCGACGTCTCCGCGCTGCCGCAGCTGCGGTTGAAGGGCGTCAGCCTGCCGACGTCGACGCTCGGCGGCTCGGTCCCCGACGCCTACTGGGTTCTCAAGGACGGCACCGCGTACGGCACCTACATGGGCGGCCCGGTCGTGCCCGGCCCGTACATCTACGAGAACGGCCAGCTCGTGCTCGGCAACGGCTTCGCGGGCAGCCCCGGCGAGGTCGTGCACTTCGACCAGAACGCGAACGTGCTCTCGCAGTCACCGGCGGCGACCCCGCAGGGCGACAACAAGAAGCTGTGCGACAACCTCCCGCAGCTGGGCGCCGCGACCTGCGCCAACCCGCACGGCATCCAGGCCCGCGAGGACCTCAACACGCTGGTGACCAGCGACTACGCCGAGCCGAGGAACATCATCCTCGACCCGATCAAGCAGCCGTCGCCGTACCTGCGCCGCCCGACCGTGCGGACCTGGGACATCTCCGACCGCAACCACCCGAAGCTCAAGGCGGTCTCGTACCTGCCGGACGGCCCCCGCGCCGACCCGGCCGACCCGCTGCACGCCGAGAGCCGCGCGGTCATGGAGACCACGGTGACCAACCTGCCCGGTCACAAGGGCGCGTTCGCCCAGACCATGCAGGGCGGCGCGGTGTTCTACACACCGGACATCACCGCGGCCGAGCCGCACTGGACCGAGGTGTTCGACGACGGCGCCGCGGGCAAGGCGATCTACCCGAACAACGACTCCAACGGTGGCAGCTCGAACGGTGGCTGGATCCAGACCAGCCCGGACGACAAGTACCTCTACCGGGCCATCCAGGGCCGCCAGAAGGGCGCGCTCGGCGCTGACGACCCCGGCACCACCGGTGGCGTCTACGTGCTGGACATCCAGAAGCTCGTCGCCGCGGGCACGAACTTCAAGGGCCGGATCGACACCAAGGAGAAGGCGCAGCAGGGCGGCGGGGACGACCTCCCGTTCGTCGTCGGCGCGGCGCCGATCAATCCGGGCACGCCGGGCGCGGGCCCGCACTGGGGCGCGTACGACAACTTCGTGCTCGGCGAGGACGGTTTCTACCACGAGACCGACAAGCCGCAGCACCTCGCGGTGTCGAACTACTTCGTCGCGCGGTCCGGTTTGGACGGTGACCACAAGGTCAACCTGCTGAACCTGGGCGAGGACGGGAAGATCGCGGTCGACCAGAACTTCCGTGACGAGTTCACCGGCCAGGTCGGGATCAACTTCAACCGCAAGTCCTGGCCGCATGGGGACTTCGGCAACGCGAAGCCGCACAGCGAACTGTTCGTCGTGGCGGACGCGGACCTCAAGTAGTGACCGGGATAAAGCGGGCTTTACTCCGCGGAGTAAAGCCCGCTTTATCCCCACGAACCCCAGGGAAAGGCTCCCCATGGATCACCATGACGTGGTGGCGACTGGTTCGTCCACTGTGGACATCACGGCGTTGCTGCTGCGGCTGGTCTTGTTGCTGGCCACCGCGTTCCTCGCGGGCACCGGGCTGTTGCGGCCGCTGGTCGGGGAGCTGAGCCGCAAGGTCTGGATCACCGTCGGCGCGCTCGGCGGGTTGTCCGCCGTGCTGGCCGTCGTCTCCGCGCTGAAGGTCGACGTCAACGTGCTCGCGCTCGTGGTGCACGTCGTGCTCGCGCTGGCCGTGCCGGTGCTGCTGCGCCGGCCGTCGGCCGGACGCTGGGCCTCCGTCGCGCTCATCGTCCTGGTCGTGCTCGAGACCTCGCTCGGCGGCTCGGGCATCGACTTCGCCGTCGACACCGTCTACGTCGCGGGCGCGGCGATCTGGTTCGGCGTCACCCTGCTTTCCGGCGCCGAGTGGCGCACCACCAACTTCCGCCGCGGCCCGCTCTCGCTGACCATCGGCGGACTTCTCGTGCTCGCGGGCGTCGTGCAGCTGGGCCTGTCCGGCATCGGATTCGACCGCAGGCTTTACGAAACGCTCTTCGGCGTCGCGCTCATCGTCATCATCGTGCTGCCGATCGCGGTCACCACGCTGGCCGGATTCCTGCTCAGGCAGGGAGAAAGCCGCGTCTACCGCTACGGCGTCGCGGGTGTCGCGCTCGGCTTCCTCGCGTGGAGCGCGCTCGCCGCGGTCCCGCAGCCGACGCCGCTCCCGATTCCCGGCGTCCCGCTGCTGGCGCACGCCGATGGCTCGCCCCTGCTGGTCAGCCCGCAACGGCCGGGCCGCAACGTCGTGCACCTCCCGGCGAGCGCCGGCGACGACGTGTCCGTCGGCGTCGAAGGCGGCCTGATCGGCAAGGCCTTCCCCCGGCCTGGCGCCGAAGGGATCTGGGCCGACGTCGACCTGCCGCCCGGCCGCTCCGACCTGGTCGTCCGCAAGGGCGGCCGCGAGACGACCGTCGAGGTCGACGCCGGCCAGGACGCGGGCCCGGTGATCAGCGACGCCGACGCTCCCGAGTGCGCGAGCGCGGCGGTCGGCGGGCTCCTCGCCAACCGCAGTGACGTGCTCAAGAGCTGCCCAGCCGACGCGCTGTCGGCCGGCGACAGCGACGCGCTCGTCAAGCTGGTCAACTTCCTGGCAGGCCGCAAGCCGTCCGGCATTACGCTGGTCGAGGACAAGTCGCCGCGCGGGATCGCCGCTGCCAAGGTCGTGCGTGACACCGCGGCGAAGTCCGGTCTTCCGGTGCAGGCCGACGCCGGCCCGAACACCGCACTCTTGGTCACCGCCGGCTGGGCGGACGGCTACGTCGCGATGACTCGGGCCGCCGAGTCCCAGCGGCTCAAGCCCACCCACCAGTTCGGCCTCTATCTCGCGCCGTGGCTGTTCAACGGGCCCATCGTGAACTCGGTCGCGAGCTCGTCGCTGCCGCTTCGCTTCGATCCCCGCGAACAGCTGGCGGTGACCTACGCCGTCGCCGTGCACAACGCGTTCGGCGGCGAGAGCCCGACACTCGCCGGATTCCACAACTGGCTCGGCGACCAGAACCAGACAGTGAACGGCGAAGTGCAGATGTTCGCCGCCGCGCAGGTCAACGCGATGCCCATGTATCCGAATGAGCCGCACGCTCCCGGAATGGTGATGAATCGCGACTACGCCGGTCAATGGGTGCCGAACGGAACCATTGTGCCGGTGAGCAACGTCCTCCGCTAACCCCACGAAAAGGAGAGAAAAGAAATGAAGCGAATCGCGGCCCGAGTGCTGCTTCCGCTCGCCATCGCGGCGGGACTGTCCGGCGTCGCCGGCGGTGTCGCCAGCGCCGCCGAAGTGACCGCGCAGGACGCGCCGTCGATCTGGCTGCTGCCGGGTGTCGACCTCGGGTCGCTGCTCGGCCCCACCGTCGGGCTGCCGACCGACCTGCTGCGCCCGATCTTCGGGATCATCACGCCGATCTCCTAGCGGGCAACAAAAAACCGCTCTCGCACGGGCCGGTGCGAGAGCGGTTTTCGTCTGTCCTACGGAGTCGGAAGCAGGCGCCCCGGGACGTTCCCGATCGCCTGGATCAGGCCGAGCACCGGAACGCCGAGCGGCGCGAACGTCCAGATGTTGTTGAGCTGGCTGGTGTCCGGCTCGTCGACGACGACGGGTCCGTCGGCGAACGCGGGCGCGCCCGCGCCGAGCAGCGCGACTCCGGTGAGCGCGCAGGCGGCGATCGAACGGGCGAGGGTCTTCTTCATGAATCGGCCCTTTCTGCAAAGGTGGGGAAACCTACCGGAAAGAGCATGGCAGAAAAGACAAGTACCGTATGGGTGATTCCAATGCTTGGGAATGGTCTTCCGCTAATGCTGGTCCGCCCGAAATAATTCGAGAATGGTGTTCGTCAGGCTGGGTATCGGTGTGGTCGTGCTGGGGTTGCTCGTCGGCGGTTTCCTGTTGCTGACCGGACGGGACGAGGCGCCACCGCAGCCCGCGGCCGTCCAGGTCGTCGGGGACCCGAATCCCGCGCCGGCGCCGCAGGTCGTCGAGGAACAGGTCCAGTCGACGCAGCCGAAACCCCAGCAGGCCAAGGGAAAGTACGCCGTCGTCTATGAGCTCGGGGGAGCGGGGACGGCCACCGTCGTCTACGACGAGAACGGCCGCGGCCTGGTGCACCAGGAACTCAACGTCGCGTTGCCGTGGCGCAAGGAGCTCAGCTGGGCCGACTCCGGGGTCGCGCCGACCGTGCAGGTGATGGGACAGGGGAGTGGCGAGGTCGAGTGCTCCGTGTCGGTCAACGGCGCGGTCGTGTTGCGGCACAAGGGCGAAGTCGCCTCGTGCGCGGGGAAGCTCACCCCCGCTTGAGGTGCTCATGGGTCGCGGCCGCGTGAGTGGAAGGTTTGCTCCGTTAGATGCAGAAAATCTTCCACTCGCTCGGCTCACCCGCAACGCTCACGACCCCCTCCGCCTGCCTCCTTGGGGCGGGCCTGAAGGTTGTGAACGAGGCGTTCGCGACCTTCGTCGTTGCGAAAGTGGCGTTCACGCAACCGATCCGGCGGCGAGCGTCGACCCAGCTGGGCTAGCTCAGCTGAGGGATTTACGGAACCAGTGGTGGGCGTACGGGTCCGCGTTGTGCGGCGGGCCTTCGACGTAGCCGTGGCGCGCGTACATCGCGCGGGCTTCGGTCAGGTCCGAGCGGGTGTCCAGGCGCATCATGGTCGCGCCGAGTGACCTGGCGGCGTCTTCGGCGGCCGCCAGCAGCCGGGAACCGCCGCCTTCGCGGCGTGAGTGGGGCTGGACGAACATCTTGGTCAGCTCGGCCAGTCCCGGCTTGACGACGCGGACGCCGACGCAGCCCGCGATCTTCCCGTCGGTCCTGGCCAGCAGGAACATCCCGGTGGGCGGTTCGAGACCGGTCAGCGGGGCGACGGCAAGCGAGGCTTGCAGCTCGTCCTCGGTCACCGGCCTGCCGTAGAAGCGGCTGACGATGTCGGCGAGGTAGTCCCGCATGACGAGCGTCACGTCGATGTCGTCGATCGGGGCCGGTGTGATGGTCCAAGCCGTCATACCTGCCATCGTCTTCGCGCTGTCCAGCTCTTTTCGGTGGCTGCGCG encodes:
- a CDS encoding MFS transporter, translated to MGNPVRTRSMVTLFACVALMNTGMAGATTTATLIVAKANGPGWSGVPSTASVLGTAFGAFASGFVLARVGRRFALSLGYALATAGAAVAFGGAVWGSLVMLVAGILLLGVGQGGAQLSRYLAADLYPPERRGFALSTVVWGGTVGALAGPSLIAPAAHAAGWSGLPELSGPLVVTGLAAGAAWVASVTLPRFDGAEVATAHVEIRAVLRRPVVLRPLVAMIVAQLVMVAVMVMTPLQIQDHDHGLDVVGWVVSAHMIGMFALAPVSGKIADRFGGRVAIAAGLGALALATATAIAAPTAHTTGLPFALFLLGYGWNLCFVGGSSLLSRDLPVDERVKVQGSVDALVWGASAIASLSAGQLYVGGGFVLVSVAGGTLAVLALALLTCVPAFREVERVECG
- a CDS encoding GNAT family N-acetyltransferase, giving the protein MTAWTITPAPIDDIDVTLVMRDYLADIVSRFYGRPVTEDELQASLAVAPLTGLEPPTGMFLLARTDGKIAGCVGVRVVKPGLAELTKMFVQPHSRREGGGSRLLAAAEDAARSLGATMMRLDTRSDLTEARAMYARHGYVEGPPHNADPYAHHWFRKSLS
- a CDS encoding zinc ribbon domain-containing protein, with the protein product MTDAVPFTDNFSDLSNSEGYQFEFRCERCGNGYRSEFRRDAIETGRGVLRSIGSLFGGKVQDLSYAADRWRYNQATNSTAKDKALRAAVEEITPSFRQCRGCSDWMCSTQCWNDEIGQCLRCSPSVAEEVSRAQASAQRDQIWEKAREKDWTSGIDLDTRAKVSCPSCGSKADGGKFCASCGGSLAPIAKCGGCGNEGNKPGAIFCNECGSKL
- a CDS encoding M15 family metallopeptidase; its protein translation is MRIGELGRRIGALVLTLGFGLTAAPASASPLPTGFVHLRDIDPTIIQEMRYAGQHNFVGRPVDGYLRPTCILTRPAALALHEAQKRVLRQGYTLKVYDCYRPQRAVDHFVRWAKDLADEKMKPEFYPRVEKSRLFEDGYIAEKSGHSRGSTLDLTLVKLPPRWQRPYFPGEPLRSCFTEHRFPDNMVDMGTGFDCFDTLAHTDDPRVTDQARINRDVLRDALVGFKNLPEEWWHYTLVGEPYPATFFNFPVK